Proteins encoded by one window of Camelus bactrianus isolate YW-2024 breed Bactrian camel chromosome 9, ASM4877302v1, whole genome shotgun sequence:
- the CA11 gene encoding carbonic anhydrase-related protein 11 isoform X1 gives MGSAARLSAPGALVLWAALGAAAHIGPAPDPEDWWSYKDNLQGNFVPGPRSPSPFLPASGDPASERSGTLYMCISSRPPFWGLVNAAWSLCAVGKRQSPVDVELKRVLYDPFLPPLRLSTGGEKLRGTLYNTGRHVSFLPAPRPVVNVSGGPLLYSHRLSELRLLFGARDGAGSEHQINHQGFSAEVQLIHFNQELYGNLSAASRGPNGLAILSLFVNVAGSSNPFLSRLLNRDTITRISYKNDAYFLQDLSLELLFPESFGFITYQGSLSTPPCSETVTWILIDRALNITSLQMHSLRLLSQNPPSQIFQSLSGNGRPLQPLAHRALRGNRDPRHPERRCRGPNYRLHVDGAPHGR, from the exons ATGGGGAGTGCAGCTCGCCTGAGCGCCCCTGGAGCGCTGGTTCTCTGGGCCGCACTGGGGGCTGCAG CTCACATCGGACCCGCACCTGACCCCGAGGACTGGTGGAGCTACAAGGATAATCTCCAGGGAAACTTCGTGCCAG GACCCAGgagtcccagccccttcctccctgcctccggAGACCCAGCCTCTGAACGGAGTGGGACATTATACATGTGCATTTCAAGTA GGCCTCCCTTCTGGGGCCTGGTGAATGCAGCCTGGAGTTTGTGTGCCGTGGGAAAGCGGCAGAGCCCCGTGGATGTGGAGCTGAAGAGGGTCCTTTATGACCCCTTTCTGCCCCCGCTGAGACTCAGCACTGGAGGAGAGAAG CTCCGGGGAACCCTGTACAACACTGGTCGCCATGTCTCCTTCCTGCCTGCACCCCGGCCCGTGGTCAACGTGTCTGGGGGGCCCCTCCTTTATAGCCACCGACTCAGTGAACTGCGGCTGCTGTTTGGAGCACGGGATGGAGCTGGCTCTGAACACCAGATCAACCATCAGGGTTTCTCTGCTGAG GTGCAGCTCATCCACTTCAACCAAGAACTCTATGGGAACCTCAGCGCCGCCTCCCGGGGCCCCAATGGCTTGGCCATTCTCAGCCTCTTTGTCAAT GTGGCTGGTAGCTCAAACCCATTCCTCAGCCGCCTCCTTAACCGTGACACCATCACCCGCATCTCCTACAAGA ATGATGCCTACTTTCTTCAAGACCTCAGCCTGGAGCTGCTATTCCCCGAATCCTTTGGCTTCATCACCTATCAGGGCTCTCTCAGCACCCCACCCTGCTCGGAGACTGTTACCTGGATCCTCATTGACAGGGCCCTGAATATCACCTCCCTCCAG ATGCACTCCCTGAGACTCCTGAGCCAGAATCCTCCGTCCCAGATCTTCCAGAGCCTCAGCGGTAACGGCCGGCCCTTGCAGCCCTTGGCCCACAGGGCCTTGAGGGGCAACAGGGACCCCCGGCACCCCGAGAGGCGTTGCCGAGGCCCCAACTACCGCTTGCATG TGGATGGTGCCCCCCACGGTCGCTGA
- the CA11 gene encoding carbonic anhydrase-related protein 11 isoform X3, which produces MGSAARLSAPGALVLWAALGAAAHIGPAPDPEDWWSYKDNLQGNFVPAWSLCAVGKRQSPVDVELKRVLYDPFLPPLRLSTGGEKLRGTLYNTGRHVSFLPAPRPVVNVSGGPLLYSHRLSELRLLFGARDGAGSEHQINHQGFSAEVQLIHFNQELYGNLSAASRGPNGLAILSLFVNVAGSSNPFLSRLLNRDTITRISYKNDAYFLQDLSLELLFPESFGFITYQGSLSTPPCSETVTWILIDRALNITSLQMHSLRLLSQNPPSQIFQSLSGNGRPLQPLAHRALRGNRDPRHPERRCRGPNYRLHVDGAPHGR; this is translated from the exons ATGGGGAGTGCAGCTCGCCTGAGCGCCCCTGGAGCGCTGGTTCTCTGGGCCGCACTGGGGGCTGCAG CTCACATCGGACCCGCACCTGACCCCGAGGACTGGTGGAGCTACAAGGATAATCTCCAGGGAAACTTCGTGCCAG CCTGGAGTTTGTGTGCCGTGGGAAAGCGGCAGAGCCCCGTGGATGTGGAGCTGAAGAGGGTCCTTTATGACCCCTTTCTGCCCCCGCTGAGACTCAGCACTGGAGGAGAGAAG CTCCGGGGAACCCTGTACAACACTGGTCGCCATGTCTCCTTCCTGCCTGCACCCCGGCCCGTGGTCAACGTGTCTGGGGGGCCCCTCCTTTATAGCCACCGACTCAGTGAACTGCGGCTGCTGTTTGGAGCACGGGATGGAGCTGGCTCTGAACACCAGATCAACCATCAGGGTTTCTCTGCTGAG GTGCAGCTCATCCACTTCAACCAAGAACTCTATGGGAACCTCAGCGCCGCCTCCCGGGGCCCCAATGGCTTGGCCATTCTCAGCCTCTTTGTCAAT GTGGCTGGTAGCTCAAACCCATTCCTCAGCCGCCTCCTTAACCGTGACACCATCACCCGCATCTCCTACAAGA ATGATGCCTACTTTCTTCAAGACCTCAGCCTGGAGCTGCTATTCCCCGAATCCTTTGGCTTCATCACCTATCAGGGCTCTCTCAGCACCCCACCCTGCTCGGAGACTGTTACCTGGATCCTCATTGACAGGGCCCTGAATATCACCTCCCTCCAG ATGCACTCCCTGAGACTCCTGAGCCAGAATCCTCCGTCCCAGATCTTCCAGAGCCTCAGCGGTAACGGCCGGCCCTTGCAGCCCTTGGCCCACAGGGCCTTGAGGGGCAACAGGGACCCCCGGCACCCCGAGAGGCGTTGCCGAGGCCCCAACTACCGCTTGCATG TGGATGGTGCCCCCCACGGTCGCTGA
- the DBP gene encoding D site-binding protein, with protein sequence MARPVSDRTPAPLLLGGPAGAPPGGGALLGLRSLLQGTSKPKEPASCLLKEKERKAAPPAAAVPGPGLETAGPADASAGAVVGGGSPRGRPGTAPGPGLLAPLLWERTLPFGDVEYVDLDAFLLEHGLPPSPPPPSGPSPAPSPVRTPAPSPGPGSCGSASPRSSPGHAPARAALGAAGGHRAGLTSRDTPSPVDPDTVEVLMTFEPDPADLALSSIPGHETFDPRRHRFSEEELKPQPIMKKARKIQVPEEQKDEKYWSRRYKNNEAAKRSRDARRLKENQISVRAAFLEKENALLRQEVVAVRQELSHYRAVLSRYQAQHGAL encoded by the exons ATGGCGCGGCCCGTGAGCGACAGGACCCCGGCCCCACTGCTGCTGGGCGGCCCGGCCGGGGCCCCCCCTGGCGGGGGAGCGCTACTTGGGCTGCGGAGCCTTCTGCAGGGGACCAGCAAGCCCAAAGAGCCAGCCAGCT GTCTCCTGAAGGAAAAGGAGCGCAAGGCGGCTCCGCCGGCAGCCGCGGTCCCGGGGCCGGGCCTGGAGACGGCGGGCCCGGCGGATGCCTCAGCTGGGGCGGTGGTGGGCGGCGGGTCCCCACGGGGACGCCCGGGGACCGCGCCTGGCCCGGGTCTGCTGGCGCCGCTACTGTGGGAGCGGACGCTGCCGTTCGGCGACGTGGAGTACGTGGACCTGGACGCCTTCCTGCTGGAGCACGGGCTCCCTCCCAGCCCGCCGCCCCCCAGCGGCCCGTCGCCAGCTCCCTCACCCGTGCGCACGCCCGCACCCTCCCCGGGGCCCGGCTCCTGCGGCTCGGCTTCCCCTCGCTCCTCGCCGGGGCACGCCCCCGCCAGGGCTGCCCTCGGGGCCGCCGGCGGCCACCGAGCAG GCCTGACCTCTCGGGACACACCCAGCCCTGTGGACCCAGACACCGTGGAGGTGCTGATGACCTTTGAACCTGACCCAGCGGATTTAGCCTTGTCCAGCATTCCCGGCCATGAGACCTTTGACCCTCGGAGACATCGCTTTTCAGAGGAGGAGCTTAAGCCCCAGCCAATCATGAAGAAGGCACGGAAGATCCAGGTGCCAGAGGAGCAGAAG GACGAGAAGTATTGGAGCCGGAGGTACAAGAATAACGAGGCGGCCAAGCGGTCCCGCGACGCCCGGAGGCTCAAGGAGAACCAGATATCGGTGCGGGCGGCCTTCCTGGAGAAGGAGAACGCCCTGCTGCGGCAGGAGGTGGTGGCGGTGCGCCAGGAGCTGTCCCACTACCGCGCTGTGCTGTCGCGATACCAGGCCCAACACGGAGCCCTGTGa
- the SPHK2 gene encoding sphingosine kinase 2 isoform X3 — protein MISEAGLSFNLIQTERQNHARELVQGLNLSEWDGIVTVSGDGLLHEVLNGLLDRPDWEEAVKTPVGILPCGSGNALAGAVNQHGGFEPALGVDLLLNCSLLLCRGGGCPLDLLSVTLASGSRCFSFLSVAWGFVSDVDIQSERFRALGSARFTLGTVLGLATLHTYRGRLSYLPATVEPVSPTSAHGLPRAKSELTLAPAPAPPVAHSPLHRSVSDLPLPLPQPALTSPGSPEPLPILSLNGGGPELAGDWGGAGDAPLSPDPLLLSPPHSPKAALLSPITEGAPEVPASSGFPPPTTDVSIAASPGGPPDHLLPPLGTPLPPGWVTLEGDFVLILAISPSHLGADLLAAPHARFDDGLVHLFWVRSGISRAALLRLFLAMERGSHFSLGCPQLGYAAARAFRLEPLTPRGVLTVDGEQVEYGPLQAQVHPSLGTLLTGPAGCPRREP, from the exons ATGATCTCTGAAGCTGGGCTGTCCTTCAACCTGATCCAGACAG AACGACAGAACCACGCCCGGGAGCTGGTCCAGGGGCTGAACCTGAGCGAGTGGGATGGCATCGTCACGGTCTCAGGAGATGGGCTGCTGCACGAG GTGCTGAATGGACTCCTGGATCGCCCGGATTGGGAAGAAGCTGTGAAGACACCCGTGGGCATCCTCCCTTGCGGCTCTGGCAACGCGCTGGCAGGAGCTGTGAACCAGCATGGGGG GTTTGAGCCAGCCCTGGGCGTTGACCTGCTGCTCAACTGCTCCCTGTTGCTCTGCCGGGGTGGTGGCTGCCCACTGGACCTGCTCTCGGTGACGCTGGCCTCTGGCTCCCGCTGTTTCTCCTTCCTGTCTGTGGCCTGGGGCTTTGTGTCAGATGTGGACATCCAGAGCGAGCGCTTCAGGGCCCTGGGCAGTGCCCGCTTCACACTGGGCACGGTCCTGGGCCTCGCCACACTGCACACTTACCGTGGACGCCTCTCCTACCTCCCTGCCACTGTGGAACCTGTCTCGCCCACATCTGCCCATGGCCTGCCACGTGCCAAGTCAGAGCTGACcctagccccagccccagccccacctgtgGCCCACTCACCCCTACATCGCTCAGTGTCTGAcctgcccctgcctctgccccagcctGCCCTGACCTCCCCTGGCTCACCTGAACCCCTGCCCATCCTGTCTCTCAATGGTGGGGGCCCAGAGCTGGCCGgggactggggtggggctggggatgcTCCACTGTCCCCGGACCCACTGCTGCTCTCTCCCCCCCACTCCCCCAAGGCAGCTCTACTCTCACCCATCACTGAGGGGGCCCCGGAAGTACCAGCATCCTCTGGGTTCCCGCCTCCTACCACTGATGTCTCAATAGCTGCCTCTCCTGGGGGCCCACCTGaccaccttctccctcctctgggcACTCCACTACCCCCAGGCTGGGTAACACTGGAGGGGGACTTTGTGCTTATATTAGCCATCTCACCTAGCCACCTAGGGGCTGACCTGCTGGCAGCCCCCCATGCGCGCTTTGACGACGGCCTTGTGCACCTGTTCTGGGTCCGCAGTGGCATCTCTCGGGCGGCTCTGCTGCGCCTTTTTCTGGCCATGGAGCGTGGGAGCCACTTCAGCCTGGGCTGTCCCCAGCTGGGCTACGCCGCGGCTCGTGCCTTCCGCCTTGAGCCGCTCACGCCCCGCGGCGTGCTCACGGTGGACGGGGAGCAGGTGGAGTATGGGCCGTTGCAGGCGCAAGTGCATCCGAGCCTCGGTACACTGCTCACTGGTCCCGCAGGCTGCCCTAGGCGGGAGCCGTGA
- the SPHK2 gene encoding sphingosine kinase 2 isoform X1: MKTQRPDQELTWSWGHRPRSALDRAEAMAPPPPLAASTPLLHGEFGSYPARGPRFALTLTPQALHIQRLRPKPEARPRGGLVLLTEVSGCCTLRSRSPSDSAAYFCIYTYPRGRRGGRRRATRTFRADGAATYEENRTEAQRWATALMCLLRGLPLPGDGEITPELLPRPPRLLLLVNPFGGRGLAWQWCKNHVLPMISEAGLSFNLIQTERQNHARELVQGLNLSEWDGIVTVSGDGLLHEVLNGLLDRPDWEEAVKTPVGILPCGSGNALAGAVNQHGGFEPALGVDLLLNCSLLLCRGGGCPLDLLSVTLASGSRCFSFLSVAWGFVSDVDIQSERFRALGSARFTLGTVLGLATLHTYRGRLSYLPATVEPVSPTSAHGLPRAKSELTLAPAPAPPVAHSPLHRSVSDLPLPLPQPALTSPGSPEPLPILSLNGGGPELAGDWGGAGDAPLSPDPLLLSPPHSPKAALLSPITEGAPEVPASSGFPPPTTDVSIAASPGGPPDHLLPPLGTPLPPGWVTLEGDFVLILAISPSHLGADLLAAPHARFDDGLVHLFWVRSGISRAALLRLFLAMERGSHFSLGCPQLGYAAARAFRLEPLTPRGVLTVDGEQVEYGPLQAQVHPSLGTLLTGPAGCPRREP; encoded by the exons ATGAAAACCCAG aGGCCAGACCAGGAGCTGACCTGGAGCTGGGGACACAGGCCTAGGAGTGCCCTGGACAGGGCAGAGGCCATGgcccccccaccaccactggCCGCCAGCACCCCACTCCTGCATGGCGAGTTTGGCTCCTACCCAGCCCGTGGCCCACGCTTCGCTCTCACTCTCACACCACAAGCCCTGCACATCCAGCGGCTGCGCCCAAAGCCTGAAGCCCGGCCCCGGGGTGGCCTGGTCCTGCTGACTGAGGTCTCAGGCTGCTGCACCCTGCGGAGCCGAAGCCCCTCGGACTCAGCAGCCTACTTCTGCATCTACACCTACCCCAGGGGCCGGCGCGGGGGCCGGCGCAGAGCCACACGCACCTTCCGGGCCGACGGGGCAGCCACCTATGAGGAGAACCGCACCGAGGCCCAGCGCTGGGCCACAGCCCTCATGTGTCTGCTGCGTGGACTGCCACTGCCTGGGGACGGGG AAATCACCCCTGAGCTTCTGCCAAGGCCGCCCCGATTGCTCCTATTGGTCAATCCCTttggggggcggggcctggcctgGCAGTGGTGTAAGAACCATGTGCTGCCCATGATCTCTGAAGCTGGGCTGTCCTTCAACCTGATCCAGACAG AACGACAGAACCACGCCCGGGAGCTGGTCCAGGGGCTGAACCTGAGCGAGTGGGATGGCATCGTCACGGTCTCAGGAGATGGGCTGCTGCACGAG GTGCTGAATGGACTCCTGGATCGCCCGGATTGGGAAGAAGCTGTGAAGACACCCGTGGGCATCCTCCCTTGCGGCTCTGGCAACGCGCTGGCAGGAGCTGTGAACCAGCATGGGGG GTTTGAGCCAGCCCTGGGCGTTGACCTGCTGCTCAACTGCTCCCTGTTGCTCTGCCGGGGTGGTGGCTGCCCACTGGACCTGCTCTCGGTGACGCTGGCCTCTGGCTCCCGCTGTTTCTCCTTCCTGTCTGTGGCCTGGGGCTTTGTGTCAGATGTGGACATCCAGAGCGAGCGCTTCAGGGCCCTGGGCAGTGCCCGCTTCACACTGGGCACGGTCCTGGGCCTCGCCACACTGCACACTTACCGTGGACGCCTCTCCTACCTCCCTGCCACTGTGGAACCTGTCTCGCCCACATCTGCCCATGGCCTGCCACGTGCCAAGTCAGAGCTGACcctagccccagccccagccccacctgtgGCCCACTCACCCCTACATCGCTCAGTGTCTGAcctgcccctgcctctgccccagcctGCCCTGACCTCCCCTGGCTCACCTGAACCCCTGCCCATCCTGTCTCTCAATGGTGGGGGCCCAGAGCTGGCCGgggactggggtggggctggggatgcTCCACTGTCCCCGGACCCACTGCTGCTCTCTCCCCCCCACTCCCCCAAGGCAGCTCTACTCTCACCCATCACTGAGGGGGCCCCGGAAGTACCAGCATCCTCTGGGTTCCCGCCTCCTACCACTGATGTCTCAATAGCTGCCTCTCCTGGGGGCCCACCTGaccaccttctccctcctctgggcACTCCACTACCCCCAGGCTGGGTAACACTGGAGGGGGACTTTGTGCTTATATTAGCCATCTCACCTAGCCACCTAGGGGCTGACCTGCTGGCAGCCCCCCATGCGCGCTTTGACGACGGCCTTGTGCACCTGTTCTGGGTCCGCAGTGGCATCTCTCGGGCGGCTCTGCTGCGCCTTTTTCTGGCCATGGAGCGTGGGAGCCACTTCAGCCTGGGCTGTCCCCAGCTGGGCTACGCCGCGGCTCGTGCCTTCCGCCTTGAGCCGCTCACGCCCCGCGGCGTGCTCACGGTGGACGGGGAGCAGGTGGAGTATGGGCCGTTGCAGGCGCAAGTGCATCCGAGCCTCGGTACACTGCTCACTGGTCCCGCAGGCTGCCCTAGGCGGGAGCCGTGA
- the CA11 gene encoding carbonic anhydrase-related protein 11 isoform X2: MGSAARLSAPGALVLWAALGAAAHIGPAPDPEDWWSYKDNLQGNFVPGPPFWGLVNAAWSLCAVGKRQSPVDVELKRVLYDPFLPPLRLSTGGEKLRGTLYNTGRHVSFLPAPRPVVNVSGGPLLYSHRLSELRLLFGARDGAGSEHQINHQGFSAEVQLIHFNQELYGNLSAASRGPNGLAILSLFVNVAGSSNPFLSRLLNRDTITRISYKNDAYFLQDLSLELLFPESFGFITYQGSLSTPPCSETVTWILIDRALNITSLQMHSLRLLSQNPPSQIFQSLSGNGRPLQPLAHRALRGNRDPRHPERRCRGPNYRLHVDGAPHGR, from the exons ATGGGGAGTGCAGCTCGCCTGAGCGCCCCTGGAGCGCTGGTTCTCTGGGCCGCACTGGGGGCTGCAG CTCACATCGGACCCGCACCTGACCCCGAGGACTGGTGGAGCTACAAGGATAATCTCCAGGGAAACTTCGTGCCAG GGCCTCCCTTCTGGGGCCTGGTGAATGCAGCCTGGAGTTTGTGTGCCGTGGGAAAGCGGCAGAGCCCCGTGGATGTGGAGCTGAAGAGGGTCCTTTATGACCCCTTTCTGCCCCCGCTGAGACTCAGCACTGGAGGAGAGAAG CTCCGGGGAACCCTGTACAACACTGGTCGCCATGTCTCCTTCCTGCCTGCACCCCGGCCCGTGGTCAACGTGTCTGGGGGGCCCCTCCTTTATAGCCACCGACTCAGTGAACTGCGGCTGCTGTTTGGAGCACGGGATGGAGCTGGCTCTGAACACCAGATCAACCATCAGGGTTTCTCTGCTGAG GTGCAGCTCATCCACTTCAACCAAGAACTCTATGGGAACCTCAGCGCCGCCTCCCGGGGCCCCAATGGCTTGGCCATTCTCAGCCTCTTTGTCAAT GTGGCTGGTAGCTCAAACCCATTCCTCAGCCGCCTCCTTAACCGTGACACCATCACCCGCATCTCCTACAAGA ATGATGCCTACTTTCTTCAAGACCTCAGCCTGGAGCTGCTATTCCCCGAATCCTTTGGCTTCATCACCTATCAGGGCTCTCTCAGCACCCCACCCTGCTCGGAGACTGTTACCTGGATCCTCATTGACAGGGCCCTGAATATCACCTCCCTCCAG ATGCACTCCCTGAGACTCCTGAGCCAGAATCCTCCGTCCCAGATCTTCCAGAGCCTCAGCGGTAACGGCCGGCCCTTGCAGCCCTTGGCCCACAGGGCCTTGAGGGGCAACAGGGACCCCCGGCACCCCGAGAGGCGTTGCCGAGGCCCCAACTACCGCTTGCATG TGGATGGTGCCCCCCACGGTCGCTGA
- the SPHK2 gene encoding sphingosine kinase 2 isoform X2, whose amino-acid sequence MAPPPPLAASTPLLHGEFGSYPARGPRFALTLTPQALHIQRLRPKPEARPRGGLVLLTEVSGCCTLRSRSPSDSAAYFCIYTYPRGRRGGRRRATRTFRADGAATYEENRTEAQRWATALMCLLRGLPLPGDGEITPELLPRPPRLLLLVNPFGGRGLAWQWCKNHVLPMISEAGLSFNLIQTERQNHARELVQGLNLSEWDGIVTVSGDGLLHEVLNGLLDRPDWEEAVKTPVGILPCGSGNALAGAVNQHGGFEPALGVDLLLNCSLLLCRGGGCPLDLLSVTLASGSRCFSFLSVAWGFVSDVDIQSERFRALGSARFTLGTVLGLATLHTYRGRLSYLPATVEPVSPTSAHGLPRAKSELTLAPAPAPPVAHSPLHRSVSDLPLPLPQPALTSPGSPEPLPILSLNGGGPELAGDWGGAGDAPLSPDPLLLSPPHSPKAALLSPITEGAPEVPASSGFPPPTTDVSIAASPGGPPDHLLPPLGTPLPPGWVTLEGDFVLILAISPSHLGADLLAAPHARFDDGLVHLFWVRSGISRAALLRLFLAMERGSHFSLGCPQLGYAAARAFRLEPLTPRGVLTVDGEQVEYGPLQAQVHPSLGTLLTGPAGCPRREP is encoded by the exons ATGgcccccccaccaccactggCCGCCAGCACCCCACTCCTGCATGGCGAGTTTGGCTCCTACCCAGCCCGTGGCCCACGCTTCGCTCTCACTCTCACACCACAAGCCCTGCACATCCAGCGGCTGCGCCCAAAGCCTGAAGCCCGGCCCCGGGGTGGCCTGGTCCTGCTGACTGAGGTCTCAGGCTGCTGCACCCTGCGGAGCCGAAGCCCCTCGGACTCAGCAGCCTACTTCTGCATCTACACCTACCCCAGGGGCCGGCGCGGGGGCCGGCGCAGAGCCACACGCACCTTCCGGGCCGACGGGGCAGCCACCTATGAGGAGAACCGCACCGAGGCCCAGCGCTGGGCCACAGCCCTCATGTGTCTGCTGCGTGGACTGCCACTGCCTGGGGACGGGG AAATCACCCCTGAGCTTCTGCCAAGGCCGCCCCGATTGCTCCTATTGGTCAATCCCTttggggggcggggcctggcctgGCAGTGGTGTAAGAACCATGTGCTGCCCATGATCTCTGAAGCTGGGCTGTCCTTCAACCTGATCCAGACAG AACGACAGAACCACGCCCGGGAGCTGGTCCAGGGGCTGAACCTGAGCGAGTGGGATGGCATCGTCACGGTCTCAGGAGATGGGCTGCTGCACGAG GTGCTGAATGGACTCCTGGATCGCCCGGATTGGGAAGAAGCTGTGAAGACACCCGTGGGCATCCTCCCTTGCGGCTCTGGCAACGCGCTGGCAGGAGCTGTGAACCAGCATGGGGG GTTTGAGCCAGCCCTGGGCGTTGACCTGCTGCTCAACTGCTCCCTGTTGCTCTGCCGGGGTGGTGGCTGCCCACTGGACCTGCTCTCGGTGACGCTGGCCTCTGGCTCCCGCTGTTTCTCCTTCCTGTCTGTGGCCTGGGGCTTTGTGTCAGATGTGGACATCCAGAGCGAGCGCTTCAGGGCCCTGGGCAGTGCCCGCTTCACACTGGGCACGGTCCTGGGCCTCGCCACACTGCACACTTACCGTGGACGCCTCTCCTACCTCCCTGCCACTGTGGAACCTGTCTCGCCCACATCTGCCCATGGCCTGCCACGTGCCAAGTCAGAGCTGACcctagccccagccccagccccacctgtgGCCCACTCACCCCTACATCGCTCAGTGTCTGAcctgcccctgcctctgccccagcctGCCCTGACCTCCCCTGGCTCACCTGAACCCCTGCCCATCCTGTCTCTCAATGGTGGGGGCCCAGAGCTGGCCGgggactggggtggggctggggatgcTCCACTGTCCCCGGACCCACTGCTGCTCTCTCCCCCCCACTCCCCCAAGGCAGCTCTACTCTCACCCATCACTGAGGGGGCCCCGGAAGTACCAGCATCCTCTGGGTTCCCGCCTCCTACCACTGATGTCTCAATAGCTGCCTCTCCTGGGGGCCCACCTGaccaccttctccctcctctgggcACTCCACTACCCCCAGGCTGGGTAACACTGGAGGGGGACTTTGTGCTTATATTAGCCATCTCACCTAGCCACCTAGGGGCTGACCTGCTGGCAGCCCCCCATGCGCGCTTTGACGACGGCCTTGTGCACCTGTTCTGGGTCCGCAGTGGCATCTCTCGGGCGGCTCTGCTGCGCCTTTTTCTGGCCATGGAGCGTGGGAGCCACTTCAGCCTGGGCTGTCCCCAGCTGGGCTACGCCGCGGCTCGTGCCTTCCGCCTTGAGCCGCTCACGCCCCGCGGCGTGCTCACGGTGGACGGGGAGCAGGTGGAGTATGGGCCGTTGCAGGCGCAAGTGCATCCGAGCCTCGGTACACTGCTCACTGGTCCCGCAGGCTGCCCTAGGCGGGAGCCGTGA